Proteins from a single region of Trichoderma asperellum chromosome 3, complete sequence:
- a CDS encoding uncharacterized protein (EggNog:ENOG41~SECRETED:SignalP(1-22)): protein MLLTLVLSILFTAMAHIPTVDAQPPSSVISPKVFIISMFEPEGQVWHDNFAQSGLGNLSSHAIATPGLSMLFPRIFCTQAGTICQLTVGEGEINSAVSMTALILSSRFNLTQTYFLLAGIAGVNPRHATIGSVALARYTVQVALQYEIDPRSLPDDWPTGYIPYGRKHPFEYPCITYGTEVFELNANLRDVAYSLAQRATLVDNEEPRRYRALYSSMGTSYRMAVRPPSVVKCDSATSDVYYSGGRLAQAFENTTTLWTNGTGAYCMSAQEDSATLEVLVRAATEGLVDFGRIIAMRTGSNFDRPPPSLSDWEHLTRTDQNGFHIAISNLYNAGIEIVRGILDNWNCTFEKGIAPANYIGDIFGSLGGHPDFGFGSITGGRRLKPAATVGSASKRDEDSWGRTTLASVEMARRRQFGVKGAMKM, encoded by the exons ATGCTCCTCACGCTCGTTCTATCCATCTTGTTTACGGCGATGGCTCATATCCCCACCGTCGATGCTCAGCCTCCTTCTAGCGTCATCTCTCCAAAAGTCTTCATCATATCCATG TTTGAGCCCGAAGGCCAAGTATGGCACGACAACTTCGCCCAGTCCGGCCTTGGGAATCTCTCATCCCATGCCATCGCCACTCCCGGCCTTTCCATGCTCTTCCCACGCATCTTCTGCACCCAAGCCGGCACAATCTGCCAGCTCACCGTCGGTGAAGGCGAAATCAACTCTGCCGTCTCCATGACGGCTCTCATCCTGTCCAGCAGATTCAACCTCACGCAAACAtacttcctcctcgccggcaTTGCAGGTGTCAATCCTCGCCACGCAACCATCGGCAGCGTCGCCCTCGCTCGCTACACCGTCCAAGTTGCGCTGCAATATGAAATCGATCCTCGCTCTCTGCCCGATGACTGGCCTACGGGATACATCCCTTACGGACGAAAACACCCCTTTGAATACCCGTGCATCACGTACGGCACTGAAGTCTTTGAACTCAATGCCAACCTTCGCGATGTCGCTTACAGCCTTGCTCAACGCGCCACACTCGTAGATAATGAAGAGCCGCGTAGATACCGTGCCCTGTACAGCAGCATGGGGACGTCGTACCGCATGGCCGTGCGGCCCCCCAGCGTGGTCAAGTGCGATAGTGCGACCAGCGATGTGTACTACTCGGGGGGGAGACTCGCCCAGGCCTTTGAGAATACAACGACTCTGTGGACTAACGGCACGGGTGCCTACTGTATGAGTGCACAAGAGGACAGTGCCACGTTGGAAGTGCTTGTGCGGGCCGCTACAGAAGGGCTCGTCGACTTTGGCAGAATCATTGCCATGCGAACAG GCTCCAACTTCGACCGCCcacccccttctctctccgACTGGGAACATCTCACGCGTACAGACCAAAACGGCTTCCACATCGCCATATCCAACCTCTACAACGCCGGCATTGAGATCGTCAGGGGCATCCTCGACAACTGGAACTGCACCTTTGAGAAGGGCATCGCCCCGGCCAACTACATCGGCGACATATTCGGCAGCTTGGGAGGCCATCCTGATTTTGGCTTTGGAAGCATCACGGGAGGAAGAAGGCTTAAGCCTGCTGCCACGGTAGGATCAGCTTCAAAGAGAGATGAGGATAGTTGGGGGCGAACCACGCTGGCTAGTGTGGAAATGGCAAGGAGGAGGCAATTTGGGGTCAAAGGGGCGATGAAGATGTAA
- a CDS encoding uncharacterized protein (TransMembrane:2 (o646-668i699-723o)) has protein sequence MSLIPYQPQEGREIVLRHRNAVVVRDPSSQRLEIRGHPECPTCHRPLGPTPPEHSFDRPFEVDPESYVDPGYFRMLRAGHSATAPDHASSGLIRRLFRPAPGSDGSTSRGSPAVDDEAEFISSAPGISQSEGSRIKREAFSPNYFKTFFVEEKVLGRGGKGVVLLVRHEIDGCQLGHFACKRVPVGDDHAWLEKVLIEVELLAKLSHANLVSYRHVWLEDVRLTMFGPSVACAFILQQYCNGGDLHQYVIGSVPREVTKEELKERIRRRSRGQVDASRDGLHEKPRLSVEEIYSLFKDITSGVAYLHAANYIHRDLKPSNCLLHREGGKLRCLISDFGEVQPENVVRKSTGTTGTISYCAPEVIRVDETGKYGNFTTKSDIFSLGMILYFMCFGRLPYQAANAVQEELEDVDQLRAEIADWTGFQDERRERPDLPSKLYMLLKKLLALDPAERPSANEVLNAMKSETYFDGITRDHGSNPAVALRSNRVQSLDSPAGPSTPVPDSRRAYHSRSLSVPQSDSTAWPASASQDEDALQDGSAFDETIPESTNAMVKSISQNGHHSHNNHTLHPVEQRNPSIHTNGHAHADGPLLLAPPPSEIATIPHGAALLLLRFCTVIGASPDTVKYFGRLSLFLIKLATLVRPCWPYMVNLEVSAPLVLLAVLDLGLPSSTSTTRTRRPSHGELVTSLFRQTGLKTRFLFLALHLAVIWLASRWQALCVAVPHDDWPRW, from the exons ATGTCGTTGATCCCATACCAGCCTCAAGAGGGCCGCGAGATTGTGCT ACGACACCGTAATGCGGTCGTTGTTCGCGATCCCAGCTCGCAACGGCTGGAGATTCGTGGCCACCCCGAATGCCCTACATGTCACCGCCCGCTAGGGCCAACGCCGCCAGAACATTCGTTCGATCGCCCGTTTGAAGTTGACCCAGAATCGTATGTCGATCCGGGGTACTTTCGGATGCTTCGCGCAGGACATTCCGCGACCGCACCCGATCACGCGTCGTCGGGTCTTATTCGCAGACTATTTCGCCCTGCGCCAGGGAGCGATGGCTCAACATCGCGCGGTTCGCCCGCTGTAGATGATGAAGCCGAGTTCATCTCCAGTGCGCCAGGCATATCGCAATCTGAGGGAAGCAGAATCAAAAGGGAAGCATTTAGCCCAAACTATTTCAAAACGTTCTTTGTTGAAGAGAAGGTTCTGGGCAGAGGAGGCAAGGGCGTAGTCTTGCTGGTGCGCCATGAGATTGACGGCTGCCAACTGGGCCACTTCGCTTGCAAGAGGGTACCAGTTGGCGACGACCATGCTTGGCTTGAGAAGGTTTTGATAGAGGTTGAGCTCCTTGCCAAATTGTCGCACGCCAACTTGGTTTCCTATCGACACGTCTGGCTGGAGGACGTCAGATTGACCATGTTTGGGCCAAGCGTCGCTTGCGCATTCATTCTCCAGCAATATTGTAATGGGGGCGATCTTCACCAGTACGTCATTGGAAGCGTGCCCAGGGAGGTTACAAAAGAAGAGCTCAAAGAACGCATCCGCCGACGATCGCGAGGTCAAGTTGACGCTTCGCGAGATGGCTTGCATGAGAAGCCCCGGTTATCCGTTGAAGAGATTTACTCCCTATTCAAAGATATCACATCTGGTGTTGCCTATCTACATGCGGCAAACTACATCCACCGGGATCTGAAGCCAAGTAACTGTCTCTTGCACCGAGAGGGTGGCAAGTTACGGTGTCTTATCAGCGATTTCGGCGAAGTCCAGCCGGAGAATGTAGTGCGAAAATCAACAGGCACAACGGGCACCATCTCGTACTGTGCACCTGAGGTTATTCGCGTGGATGAGACTGGCAAGTATGGAAACTTTACAACAAAGTCGgacattttctctctcggaATGATCCTCTATTTCATGTGCTTTGGTAGGCTGCCTTATCAGGCAGCTAATGCCGTCCAAGAAGAATTGGAAGATGTTGATCAGCTCAGAGCCGAGATTGCTGATTGGACTGGTTTCCAAGATGAGCGGCGTGAAAGGCCAGATCTTCCATCAAAGCTCTACATGCTTCTTAAGAAGCTGCTTGCTCTAGATCCAGCCGAGAGGCCGAGCGCCAATGAGGTCTTGAATGCCATGAAAAGCGAGACCTACTTTGATGGAATAACTAGAGATCATGGCTCGAATCCGGCTGTCGCACTGCGAAGCAACCGAGTCCAAAGCTTGGATTCGCCGGCAGGGCCCAGCACACCAGTACCAG atTCACGGCGGGCCTACCACTCTCGCAGCCTCAGCGTACCCCAGAGCGACAGCACTGCATGGCCAGCCTCGGCCTCtcaggatgaagatgcctTGCAAGACGGCTCTGCCTTTGATGAAACTATACCAGAATCCACCAATGCAATGGTCAAATCCATTAGCCAAAATGGGCATCACAGCCACAACAACCATACTCTCCATCCAGTTGAGCAAAGAAACCCTTCTATACACACAAATGGCCATGCACATGCCGATGGGCCTCTCCTCCTAGCACCCCCTCCCTCAGAAATTGCCACAATACCGCATGGAGCAGCGCTCCTTTTGCTGCGATTTTGCACCGTTATAGGCGCCAGCCCAGACACTGTAAAGTACTTTGGCCGTCTCAGCCTATTTCTCATAAAGCTTGCTACCCTAGTTCGCCCATGCTGGCCATATATGGTCAATCTCGAGGTGAGTGCGCCTCTTGTGCTGCTGGCTGTACTGGACTTGGGGCTTCcaagcagcaccagcactaCCCGCACTCGACGTCCCAGCCACGGCGAGCTCGTGACAAGCTTATTTCGTCAGACGGGTTTAAAAACAAGGTTCTTATTTCTTGCATTGCATCTGGCGGTGATCTGGTTGGCCAGCCGCTGGCAAGCTCTTTGTGTTGCTGTTCCCCATGATGACTGGCCTCGATGgtag
- a CDS encoding uncharacterized protein (TransMembrane:7 (i74-93o105-123i563-595o607-628i679-702o708-729i786-811o)), whose amino-acid sequence MVFLSLATRRLEPAIQAQKRDLETASKLATSSIKAIEIVKIFNGFDRELRLYYEAIMLASKQYLIQAQCNSFQMGYVAFWVVGIFVAGFWYGTILVDQGLSPGQLITTFFSVLAAFQGVEALLPQWLVLSKGMFAGAFLSSLSARCDGEAAKKNSHLIEPDSCVGNVDLVDVTFAYPSNPEKTVLNKSSFSFPAGQLNFIVGRSGSGKSTIGSLIAQFYDPSSGVVCLDGQPLDTLDSDWVRSNIALIQQLSVVFDDSVFNNVAVGHNDPEAVTKEAVGTACEFALLQSTLSNLPKGLNTRIGPNGYKLSGGQRQRVALARARIRDPAVLILDEVTSSLDQINRSLIVDAIRQWRRDKTTIIITHDISQIEDDDFVYVMEDASLVQQGLRRELANLATGPFASLACHASNEPSPYTPSEAQMTDLTSKVGFEKTWESSTIEEKPRTSAGNAYCYEAGKRRSFSSFSEYFEPSRRFSVPESGHRSSSGSEYTMDDYRYGTEDPDYLFGKADRRKNISSLRLASSLESSPTGGEDIAAEQTVTKPNTLLSILKSFWPTLTLEDRVIFLGGVVMMLISAAAKPIFSFCLSQLFGVLWLPENRTAEAKKKAMYLVVTAVIDGTATGIGHYMFERVGQSWVNALRLEALRTILRQPKSWFDKDGNSASRINECLERNSEETRNIVGRFIPIILLVIGTVTVSMIWALVTSWKLTLVALSALPLVLGVVKGYTVISSKWEAKCNQGASDASAVFSETFVNIRVVRALMLEKYFGTRHQKMISRTFSLGLKRASYTCGLFGLYQSVCYPMTALVFYYATVLLSKDDGTTVTTIVQVINLLLFSIGTTTESLSSIPQLTMAKVTATQLLAYAKMPIESEDSQGGIEIPTPLPVKVKNLQFAYSQSKTRVLHDVSFDITQGSCTAIVGSSGSGKSTMISLLMGLYRPSDDATSLTYGGVPVSQLAMQHLRSTMAYVSQTSHLFPASVMDNIVYGLPENSPFRDSLNVHDAAKAAGIHDFIISLPQGYSTIVGDGGIALSGGQEQRLSICRALVRHPRLLILDEPTSALDPECANTIRETIRELTERARQKESGMAIVMVTHTPDMMQICDSIIMIDNGVKVEEGSYEELMKAKGPFGHLINKGEWHGGD is encoded by the exons ATGGTATTCTTGTCCCTTGCAACTCGACGATTGGAACCGGCTATCCAAGCCCAGAAGCGCGATTTGGAGACTGCGTCAAAGCTTGCTACTTCATCCATCAAAGCAATAGAAATTGTCAAGATATTCAACGGATTCGACCGCGAGCTTAGGCTATACTATGAAGCAATCATGttagcaagcaagcagtATTTGATACAAGCTCAATGCAACTCCTTTCAGATGGGATATGTCGCCTTCTGGGTCGTCGGCATATTTGTAGCGGGCTTCTGGTATGGCACCATTCTCGTCGACCAAGGACTGAGTCCTGGCCAATTAATTACCACCTTTTTCTCAGTCCTTGCAGCATTTCAGGGAGTTGAAGCGCTGCTCCCACAGTGGCTGGTTTTATCAAAAGGCATGTTTGCGGGAgcctttttgtcttctttatcGGCTAGATGTGACGGCGAAgctgccaagaagaataGCCACCTAATTGAACCCGACTCTTGCGTTGGCAATGTGGATTTAGTAGAT GTTACCTTTGCATATCCTTCCAATCCTGAAAAGACCGTTCTCAATAAgtcatctttctcttttccagcaGGCCAACTCAACTTCATTGTGGGAAGAAGCGGGTCAGGAAAAAGCACAATTGGGAGTCTTATTGCCCAATTCTACGATCCCTCATCGGGTGTGGTTTGTTTAGACGGGCAACCCTTAGACACTCTGGATAGCGACTGGGTCCGATCCAACATTGCTTTGATCCAGCAACTGAGCGTGGTGTTCGACGATAGCGTTTTCAATAACGTAGCAGTTGGCCATAATGACCCTGAAGCAGTGACAAAAGAGGCTGTTGGAACAGCGTGCGAGTTTGCACTACTACAATCAACGCTCAGTAACCTTCCTAAAGGCCTCAATACTCGGATCGGTCCAAATGGATACAAGTTGAGCGGAggccaaaggcaaagagtTGCGCTTGCTAGAGCAAGAATTCGAGATCCGGCTGTACTTATTCTTGATGAAGTGACGAGCAGCCTGGATCAGATAAATCGGAGCTTGATAGTAGATGCTATCAGACAGTGGCGGCGAGACAAAACAACCATCATAATCACACACGATATTAGTCAaatcgaagatgacgatttCGTATACGTCATGGAAGACGCCTCTTTGGTACAGCAGGGATTGCGGCGAGAGCTGGCCAACCTGGCAACAGGCCCATTCGCGTCTCTAGCTTGTCATGCTTCCAATGAACCATCTCCTTATACACCCAGTGAAGCACAAATGACCGATTTGACTTCGAAAGTAGGTTTTGAAAAGACCTGGGAAAGCTCCACCATTGAAGAAAAGCCAAGAACATCTGCTGGAAACGCATACTGCTACGAAGCTGGCAAGAGGCGATCATTTAGCTCATTCAGCGAATATTTTGAGCCATCTCGCAGATTCAGTGTACCAGAGTCTGGCCATAGGTCCTCTTCAGGTAGCGAATACACGATGGATGATTACCGATACGGCACTGAGGACCCGGATTACCTATTTGGAAAAGCAGATCGTCGAAAGAACATCTCTAGCTTACGACTTGCTTCTAGCCTGGAGTCGTCTCCAACCGGCGGCGAAGATATAGCTGCAGAACAAACAGTGACAAAACCGAATACCCTTTTATCAATCTTAAAAAGCTTCTGGCCAACGCTCACTTTGGAAGATCGAGTAATTTTCCTTGGTGGAGTTGTGATGATGCTCATTAGCGCTGCGGCAAAGCCGATATTTTCATTTTGCCTCTCCCAGCTCTTCGGAGTATTGTGGCTGCCAGAAAACAGAACGGCCGAggcgaagaaaaaggcaatgTATCTGGTAGTTACGGCAGTCATTGATGGTACCGCTACTGGTATTGGCCATTACATGTTTGAGAGAGTCGGTCAATCCTGGGTAAACGCACTTCGTCTTGAGGCCTTGAGAACAATCTTGAGGCAACCAAAATCATGGTTTGATAAAGACGGAAACTCAGCCAGCAGGATCAATGAATGTCTTGAAAGGAACTCAGAGGAAACACGCAACATTGTGGGGCGATTTATTCCCATTATTCTACTTGTTATTGGCACGGTTACAGTTTCCATGATTTGGGCTCTTGTAACGTCCTGGAAGCTGACTCTTGTCGCTCTTTCAGCTCTACCTTTAGTCCTGGGAGTGGTTAAAGGATACACTGTTATCAGCAGCAAGTGGGAAGCCAAGTGCAACCAAGGAGCCTCAGATGCCAGCGCCGTTTTCAGCGAGACATTTGTCAATATCCGCGTGGTACGAGCGCTAATGCTTGAAAAGTACTTTGGCACAAGACATCAGAAAATGATATCTCGCACCTTTAGCTTGGGACTGAAGAGGGCAAGCTATACCTGTGGACTATTCGGACTGTACCAGTCAGTGTGTTATCCCATGACCGCCTTGGTGTTTTACTATGCCACGGTGTTATTATCCAAGGACGATGGCACTACAGTAACCACAATAGTGCAAGTAATCAACTTGCTGCTTTTCAGTATCGGGACCACAACCGAATCATTGAGCAGCATACCTCAGCTGACAATGGCCAAAGTGACGGCGACCCAGTTATTAGCCTACGCAAAAATGCCGATAGAATCTGAAGACAGCCAAGGCGGTATTGAGATTCCAACCCCCTTACCTGTTAAGGTCAAGAATTTGCAGTTTGCATATTCGCAGTCAAAGACTCGTGTGCTCCATGATGTTTCTTTCGACATCACGCAGGGAAGCTGTACTGCTATAGTCGGCTCTTCGGGATCTGGGAAATCAACCATGATATCTCTCCTTATGGGTCTCTACCGCCCATCGGATGATGCCACATCTCTTACCTACGGGGGCGTTCCGGTTTCTCAGCTAGCCATGCAGCATCTCCGCTCAACGATGGCCTACGTCTCTCAAACGTCTCATCTCTTCCCCGCATCGGTTATGGACAATATTGTCTATGGTCTCCCCGAGAATTCCCCCTTCAGAGATAGCTTAAACGTGCATGATGCTGCAAAGGCAGCGGGCATTCACGACTTTATCATCTCGCTGCCTCAGGGCTACTCCACGATTGTCGGAGATGGTGGAATCGCTCTGTCAGGGGGCCAAGAGCAGCGGCTGAGCATCTGCCGGGCACTCGTCCGCCATCCCCGGCTTCTCATCTTGGACGAGCCTACGAGTGCTCTTGATCCTGAGTGCGCAAACACGATCCGCGAAACGATAAGGGAACTCACAGAGCGAGCTAGGCAGAAGGAGAGCGGTATGGCCATCGTGATGGTTACGCACACGCCTGATATGATGCAAATTTGTGATAGTATCATCATGATTGACAATGGTGTTAAGGTCGAAGAGGGTAGTTATGAAGAGCTGATGAAAGCCAAAGGTCCCTTTGGGCACCTTATTAACAAAGGTGAATGGCATGGTGGAGATTAA
- a CDS encoding uncharacterized protein (TransMembrane:8 (i165-184o196-216i363-384o404-431i917-944o998-1018i1030-1049o1055-1078i)): protein MDEIMPVEPAVTRHDIEADKQATALVSEVRAEEPLPANSFAFTPSQLHKLLKQRSLAALNIFGGLCGLALGLRTDLSAGLSVDESSLDGTITFNEAVAAAHENRTPAISPVDAPPVRPGLTFHIGRSEDEDRFVDRRRIFGANRLPRRRQKSFLKLMWIAFNDKLMILLTIAATISLAIGLYQSLTADEDASNIEWVDGVTVVAAIVVIVFASAATDWQKNHRFEKLNERQQQREVTVLRSGRIQQISVYDVMVGDIMHIEAGEVVAADGVLVQGSSLYIDESSITGESQLVRKMVPEDYSRSWATPVDPFIFSGTTVCRGVGRMLVLSVGEYSSYGRMLMSLREDVEETPLQAKMGRLGKQLITFGAIAGAIYFVILFIRFLVRLPHHKHARPTRRAEHFLHIVMLAVTIVVITIPEGLALNVTVALAFATTRMLKDHNLVRLIRSCEIMGNATSICSDKTGTLTQNKMSVVAGRVGLESGFEDSDVPLATSSSDSSSSTTSRLPSSRHFMSTVSPEIRSLIKDSIALNSTAFERDDSAGADFIGSSTETALLKFGRDHLGMGKLREERANSNIVAMLPFDSARKWMAVLIKLPNGRYRLLVKGAAEIVFEYCAYIVDDPTFRFNTSRLEETDRRSFRRTIYEYATNMLRPVAISFRDFDENEVFENPGDDPTTVNLEWLASGMVFIGFFGIRDPLRPEVVNSVRQCQDAGVFVRMVTGDNFLTAKAVATECGIYTPGGVAMDGPTFRKLTPSQRDAIIPRLQVLARSSPEDKVLLVSRLREMKETVAVTGDGTNDALALKAADVGFAMGMQGTEVAKEAASIILLDDNFASIVKALSWGRTVNDAVKKFIQFQFTINITAGITTVISELVGDSIFTVVQLLWIDLSMDICASLAFATDHPSSEFLMRKPEPRNKAIVSITMWKMILGQAIYQLLVVFLVHYVGWDIFNPGTKHEIDKLQTLVFNIYVFMQLFNQHNCRRVDNKIDIWYQGILTNPWFIGVQLLTILGQFLIVFKGGEAFDTKPLTGAQWGWSLLFGSLTLPLGALIRQVPDRYVLAFFLSLKRLFLFITTPLRNFWAKVFQKKKQQIGEGSQQELGAVGNLVVQSGTTLLSPVGLTDTGSRLGHATQPSSDSKTQLAHSSIAESSAMGSMSVIEKIELDLQALIDAARLGRLADKEMFEIHPRTLKNDPILVPRSDASIPPSQDPNILRYLIRIVRNDTHASSRRHVRRPTVPNRVTWVEPRRPDPARTRQQQTRHDWLSWEGWLRTRRR, encoded by the exons ATGGACGAAATAATGCCCGTCGAGCCGGCTGTTACGCGCCACGACATCGAAGCCGACAAACAAGCCACGGCGCTGGTCTCCGAGGTGCGGGCTGAGGAGCCGCTGCCCGCCAACAGCTTTGCCTTTACGCCGTCCCAGTTGCAcaagctgctgaagcagAGGAGCCTCGCGGCACTCAACATCTTTGGCGGCCTCTGTGGCCTTGCGCTGGGCCTCCGTACCGACCTCTCGGCCGGTCTCAGTGTCGACGAGTCGAGTCTCGATGGCACCATCACCTTCAACGAAGCAGTTGCGGCTGCTCACGAGAACCGCACACCCGCCATCTCTCCAGTCGACGCTCCTCCTGTCCGCCCGGGCTTAACCTTCCATATAGGCAGATCTGAGGATGAAGACCGCTTCGTCGACCGGAGGCGGATATTCGGCGCCAACAGACTGCCCCGGCGCCGGCAAAAGTCGTTTCTTAAGCTCATGTGGATTGCCTTCAACGACAAGTTGATGATTCTGCTCACAATCGCCGCCACTATATCCCTGGCAATTGGTCTCTATCAATCTCTGACTGCCGACGAGGATGCTTCTAATATTGAGTGGGTTGACGGAGTGACCGTTGTGGcagccatcgtcgtcatcgtctttGCCAGTGCGGCCACCGATTGGCAAAAGAACCACCGATTCGAAAAGCTCAAtgagcgacagcagcagcgcgaaGTAACTGTTCTCCGGTCGGGCAGGATCCAGCAAATCTCCGTATACGATGTCATGGTTGGAGATATCATGCACATCGAGGCCGGCGAGGTTGTGGCGGCCGACGGTGTTCTTGTCCAGGGCTCCAGCCTATACATCGATGAGTCCTCCATCACGGGAGAGTCTCAGCTGGTGCGCAAAATGGTGCCGGAGGACTACAGCCGCTCTTGGGCCACCCCGGTCGACCCATTCATTTTCAGCGGCACCACCGTCTGTCGCGGCGTTGGCCGCATGTTGGTTCTCTCTGTTGGTGAATACTCAAGCTATGGGAGGATGCTCATGTCCTTGCGAGAAGACGTTGAAGAAACCCCCCTACAGGCGAAGATGGGCAGATTGGGAAAGCAGCTCATCACATTCGGTGCCATTGCTGGCGCCATCTACTttgtcatcctcttcattcgCTTCTTGGTCCGGTTACCCCATCACAAGCATGCCCGGCCCACTCGCAGGGCCGAGCATTTTCTCCATATCGTTATGCTTGCTGTgaccatcgtcgtcatcactATTCCCGAGGGCTTGGCGCTGAATGTCACCGTCGCCCTTGCATTTGCAACCACGAGGATGCTCAAAGATCACAATCTTGTTCGCCTTATTCGATCTTGTGAGATTATGGGCAATGCCACTTCTATCTGCTCGGATAAGACGGGAACTCTCACGCAGAACAAGATGTCTGTTGTTGCCGGCCGTGTTGGACTCGAGAGTGGCTTTGAAGACAGCGATGTTCCCCTCGCTACCTCTAGTTCGGATAGTAGTAGTTCAACTACGTCGAGGCTACCGTCATCGAGGCACTTCATGTCGACCGTCTCTCCAGAAATACGGAGCCTAATCAAAGATAGCATAGCTCTAAACTCTACCGCTTTTGAGAGAGATGACTCTGCAGGAGCCGATTTTATTGGATCAAGCACTGAGACAGCCCTGCTCAAGTTTGGTCGAGATCATTTAGGGATGGGCAAGCTCAGAGAGGAACGAGCAAACAGCAACATCGTCGCCATGCTGCCTTTTGACTCTGCACGAAAATGGATGGCAGTTCTCATCAAGCTTCCCAACGGCAGATACCGCCTACTGGTCAAAGGGGCTGCAGAAATCGTGTTTGAGTATTGTGCGTACATCGTTGATGACCCTACCTTTCGATTCAACACTTCTCGACTCGAGGAGACAGACAGAAGGAGCTTCCGCAGAACGATTTACGAATATGCCACGAATATGTTGCGCCCGGTGGCTATCAGCTTCCGAGACTTTGATGAGAACGAAGTATTCGAGAATCCAGGCGATGATCCCACCACTGTCAATCTGGAATGGCTTGCGTCAGGCATGGTATTcattggcttctttggcatCCGTGACCCGCTTCGACCAGAAGTGGTTAATTCCGTACGCCAGTGTCAGGATGCCGGTGTCTTTGTGCGTATGGTTACTGGCGACAACTTCCTCACCGCAAAAGCTGTAGCCACAGAGTGTGGCATATACACTCCTGGTGGCGTTGCTATGGATGGACCTACGTTCAGAAAGTTGACGCCGTCACAACGTGACGCTATCATTCCGCGCTTGCAGGTACTGGCGAGATCTAGCCCGGAAGATAAAGTGTTACTTGTCTCACGCCTAAGAGAAATGAAGGAAACCGTTGCTGTTACTGGTGATGGAACAAATGATGCACTGGCTTTGAAAGCTGCTGATGTTGGCTTTGCTATGGGTATGCAGGGCACTGAGGTTGCTAAGGAAGCTGCTTCTATTATTCTTCTAGACGATAATTTCGCGTCCATTGTGAAGGCCCTCAGTTGGGGCAGGACAGTGAATGACGCAGTCAAGAAGTTCATTCAG TTTCAATTCACAATCAACATAACAGCCGGTATCACAACAGTCATCTCAGAACTCGTGGGTGACTCTATCTTTACAGTTGTACAGCTGCTCTGGATAGATCTTAGCATGGACATATGTGCTTCTCTTGCATTTGCTACCGACCATCCTTCATCAGAATTCCTGATGCGCAAACCTGAGCCTCGCAATAAAGCTATTGTTAGCATCACCATGTGGAAGATGATTCTCGGCCAAGCTATCTATCAGCTTCTGGTCGTATTTTTAGTGCATTACGTTGGTTGGGACATCTTCAATCCTGGAACTAAGCACGAGATTGATAAGTTGCAGACGCTTGTGTTCAATATTTATGTCTTCATGCAGCTTTTTAACCAGCACAACTGTCGCCGAGTGGATAATAAGATTGATATCTGGTATCAGGGAATTTTGACCAATCCTTGGTTTATTGGCGTGCAGCTTTTGACTATTCTCGGCCAGttcctcatcgtcttcaaAGGCGGCGAAGCTTTCGATACCAAGCCATTGACTGGTGCCCAGTGGGGATGGAGTTTGCTATTTGGCAGCCTTACACTTCCTCTCGGCGCCTTAATTCGCCAAGTGCCTGATCGATACGTTTTGGCGTTTTTCCTTAGCTTGAAGAGACTCTTCCTTTTTATCACGACTCCCCTTAGGAACTTCTGGGCCAAAGTTTttcagaagaaaaaacagcAAATCGGCGAGGGCTCCCAACAAGAGCTGGGCGCTGTCGGGAACTTGGTCGTTCAATCTGGCACAACTTTACTGAGCCCAGTGGGGCTGACAGACACTGGCTCACGACTTGGCCACGCAACCCAACCCAGTTCAGATAGCAAAACGCAGCTTGCCCACAGCAGCATAGCTGAGAGCTCCGCAATGGGCTCCATGTCCGTGATTGAAAAGATAGAGCTCGATCTACAAGCACTCATCGATGCCGCTAGATTGGGCAGGCTCGCGGATAAAGAGATGTTTGAGATTCACCCGCGCACGCTGAAGAACGACCCGATTCTGGTACCGCGGTCGGACGCTAGCATACCACCTAGTCAAGATCCAAACATTCTCCGCTATCTCATTAGAATTGTGAGAAACGATACACATGCTTCATCCAGGAGGCATGTCCGGAGACCTACGGTCCCTAATCGAGTCACCTGGGTTGAACCGAGACGACCAGACCCCGCTCGAacccggcagcagcaaactcGACACGATTGGCTTTCCTGGGAGGGCTGGCTGAGGACGAGAAGACGATAG